CCCGGCCGAGGCCACGGGCACGGTGCGGTTCCTCGACGGCGACACGGAGATCGCGTCGGCGGCGGTCAGCGGCGGCACGGCGACCGCGAAGGTCCGCCTCGGCGCCGGGAAGCACGCGCTGACCGCGGTGTTCACGCCCGACAGCGCGCTGTTCGCGTCGTCGACGTCCGCGGTCGTCACGGTCGACCTGAAGAAGTCGGGGTCGTCCACGGCGCTCACGCTGTCGCGGAACTCCGGCCCGTACGGTGCCGCGGTCGCCGCGACCGTCACCGTCACGGGTCAGACGGCGGCGCCCGCGGGCACCGTCGAGATCCGTGAGGGCAGCAAGGTCCTCGGCACCGGCACGCTCGCGGTGACCGGCCTGGTCGGGACGGCGACGATCGCCCTGCCGCAGGACCTCACCGTCGGCACGCACCAGCTCACGGCGGTGTACACCGGCAGCGCGGACGTCTCGACGTCGAAGTCGCAGCGGTCCTACCGGGTGACGCCGGCCGTCGCGAAGGCGACGCTGTCGACGGAGTCGTGGACCGTCCCGGCGGGCGCGAAGCCGTCCGTCACGGTGACGGTGTCGGGTGCCGCGGGTGCTCCGGCGCCCACGGGCAAGGTGACGGTGCTGCACAACCTGCGGACCGTCGCGACCGTCCAGCTGAAGGACGGCGCGGCCACCGTCACGCTGCCCGCCGTGAAGGTCGGTGGCTACGTCACCGCCCTCTACGCGGGTGACAAGGGCTACCTGCCCACGGTCACGACGCACGCCCTCACGGTGACGCGGTCCTGACCACGCGGGACCGCCCGTGCGGTCCCGCGTCGGGCCCCTGACCTGGGGTTCTCGGCACGAGGGCGGGTCCTCCGACCGGAACGACGCACGTCGTCCGGACGGGGGACCCGCCCTCGTCGGGCGTCAAGTCCCGTGCCGGACGCGTCGATTCCCTCCGTATGCCGCTGTTCCGTCGCACGCCCAGGCCCACGGACGGCTCCGTGGTGCCCACGCCGCACGGACCCGCCGGGGCCGAGCACGTGGACGCCGCACCGCCGGACGCCCTCGCACCGCTCAACGCCGCCGAGCTCGTCTGGACCGCGCAGCAGCGCGCGCTCGTCGAGGAGCTGTGCGACGGCTCGCTCGACGCGAAGGCCGTCGGCGACCTGTTCGACCGCGTCCAGGCGACGTGGCGCGCGAGCGAGGACCGCCCCGACCCGGAGCCGCTCGTCAACGCGTTCGGGGTCGCGCTCGGCGACCTGCTCGTGCAGCGCGTGCCCGGGCTCGCGTGGGCGTCGCACACCGACGCGTCGGGCACGCGCCTGGCGCTGACCCACCCGACGGGCGGGCTGCTGCTGCTCCCGATCACGACCGTGGCCGACGAGTGGGGGTCGGCGCCCGAGCGCTGGTTCGTCGCGACGGTGCACCGGTCGGCGGGGACCGCACTGGCGACGCTCGCGGCCGGTCAGCCCGAGGCCGAGGCCGCGGGGACGGACGCTCCGTCGGCCTGACGGCGGCTCGCCCGGCCTGACGGCTCGTCGACGCCGGGCGCGGGTGGCGGCCCGCTCAGAAGAGCGTGTCGACGACGACCGCGGGCGCGGACCGTCCGGGTCGGGCCGGCACCGCACGATCGGGCGCGGCCCCGGCCGGGCCTGCGGACGCGGCAGGACCGGGCGTCGGGACGGCCGCGGCCGGGACCGACGGCTCCGGGCGGCCCGGGCCGCCGACCGCGTTCGCCGGCAGCGACGACTGCGCCGACGACGGCTTCCCGTCACGCGCCTCCCGGGCGGCGACACCCGCGAGCTCGTCGGCGCGCTCGTTGAACCGGTCGCCCCGGTGCCCACGGACCCACGCGAACGCGACCGGCCCGGGGCGCTCCGCGATGGCGCGGTCGATCGCCTGGATGAGTGCGAGGTTCTGCACGGGGCCGCCGCTGGCCGTCCGCCAGCCCTTGCGCTTCCACCCGTGCACCCACTCCGAGGAGCACTTGATCGCGTACTGCGAGTCCGCCTCGATGCGCAGCGGCTCGTCGCCCGGGTGCGCGTGGATGGCCTCCAGGACCGCGGTGAGCTCGGCGATCTGGTTGGTGCCGGACGCGGCGCCCCCGCTCGCGTGCGTGCCGTCGTGGTTGGCCCACGCCCAGCCGATCGCGCCGCCGGGGTTGCGCAGGCAGGAGCCGTCGGTGCTGACCGTGATCACGAGCGTCGATTCTGCCGTGCCGGGAGGGCCGAACGGTGCACGTCGCTCAGGTCGGGCGCGCGTCGCGCCGATGAACTCCGCATGACGACGATCGACGACGTCGACCTCTTCGGTGAGGCGTTCGGTGGCTTCCGGTCGGTGGGCGTCGCGCGGCGACGTCACTCGGCGGTCCTGACCGTGCTGGCGCTGCTCGCGGCCGCGGGCGTCGTCGGCGCGGGCTTCGTGTGGGCGCGGGACAACGCGCGCGGCCCGGTCGTGGAGCACGTGGACGCACGCACGCTGCTGCCGGTCTTCGCGACCGCGCAGGGTGTCGACGACGTGGTCGACCCGGCCGAGATCGGGCGCCTGCTGGTCGACCGGTCGTCGACGCGGTTCCTCGCCGAGACGGAGAGCGGCCGCCACTACGCGGCCGTGAGCACCACCGGCGAGCTGTGCCTGCTGACGCTGCCGCCGGGCGACCTGGCCGAGCTCGGCTGCGTGTCGTCCGTCACGGGCGCGCAGCTCGCGTCGGGCGACGTGTGGCTGGCGGCAGAAGGTGGACCCGCCCCCGCAGCCGACGACGGCTGGCGTGAGGCGGGTCCGAACCTGTGGGTGCGCGGCTGACGTCTGCCGGCCGCTGACGGGCGCTCCGCGAGGAGCGTCACTCCCCGGGGAGCCGCAGCCGGGCGCCGAGCGCGACGGCGGCGATCACGGCCCCGGCGGCGGCGAGCACCACGTCCTTGAGGACGTACTGCGCGACGATCGTCGGGCCGCCCGCGGGGAACAGCTCGTCGAAGAACAGCACGAGCGGCGACATGATGCCGACGAGCGCGCCCGCGAGCAGGACGAGCCCGGCCCGCAGGAAGCGCCCGGTGACGAGCGTGAGGCCGATGACGGTCTCGAGGACGGCGGTGAGCAGGAGCGCCGCGGTCGGGCCGACGAGCCCGAGCGTGAGCTCGCCGATCGTGCGCTGGGCGAGCTCGGCGGCCGGGCTGACGCCGGGGAAGAACTTGAGCACGCCGAAGCCGAGGAAGACGAGGCCGAGCGAGATCCGCAGGGCCGTGACCGAGTGCTTCGTGAGCACGCGGGCCAGGGCGGCGACCGCGTCGTCGGCGAGCGCCCGGGTGCGGGCGACGCGGCCGGTGGCGCGGGGGCGTGTCATGGTCGGCCGGTCGGTGCCGGCGAGGGTGTTGTCCGGGACGGTCGTCGTGGGTCGCACGGCGGCGCGGCGGGTGCCGGTGGTGGTCGAGGTCATGGTGGTGCCTTTCGGGGCGGGCCCGCGTCGGGCCGTCGGGGGTGCCGGCGGTGTCCGGCGGGGTCCTGTGGCTACCGGTCGGTAGCTCACGACCCAGCAGGAGGGACGCCTCCCGATGTCTGATACGCCCGGTTCTACTCATCACCCGGACGGGTGACCAGGACCCCCGTCCGGCACGCGCGGCCCGTGCCCCGCCGCTCAGTCCGCCGACGCGAGCGCGTCGACCACGCGCTTGACGCTCGACGCCAGCCCCCACCGCTCCGCGAGCGCGACGAGCCTCTCGGGGTCGGCCGCGACCCGTGGCAACGCGTCGGGCACGTCGCCCACGGGCGCGTCGGGCGCGACCTGCACCACGCGCGGCGCGACCGCGAGGTAGTCCGCCGCCTCGGTCAGCCGCCGCCGCTGCGTCGCGGTGAGCCCCGGGTCGCCGGCGTCGCGCGCGGCGAGGATCCCGTCGAGCGACCCGTACCGGTGCACGAGCGTCGCCGCCGTCTTCTCCCCGATCCCCGGCACACCCGGCAGACCGTCGCTCGGGTCGCCGCGCAGCACCGCCATGTCGGCGTACGCCTGGCCCGACGCGACCGCGTACCGCTCGGCCAGCCGCGCCGCGTCGACGACCTCGAGGTCCTTGATCCCGCGCACCGTGTAGAGCACACGCACGTGCGCCTCGTCGTCGACCAGCTGGAACAGGTCCCGGTCGCCCGTGACGACGTCGACGGCGGCCCGCTCGTCGGCGGGCCGCGCCTTCTCGCGGGCGACGAGCGTGCCGATGACGTCGTCGGCCTCGAACCCGGGCGCCCCGACGCGCGCGATGCCGAACGCCTCGAGCACCTCGACGATGACCGGCACCTGCGGCGTGAGCAGGTCCGGGACCTCCTCGACGTCGGACCCGCCCGGGACGGCCTGCGCGACGCGGTGCGCCTTGTAGGACGGGATCGCCTCGACGCGGAACGCCGGGCGCCAGTCGTCGTCCCAGCACGCGACCAACCGCGTCGGCCGCCGGTCCTGCACGAGCCGCGCGATCATGTCGAGCAGCCCACGCACCGCGTTGACGGGCGTCCCGTCGGGCGCCTTGACCGAGTCGGGCACCCCGAAGAACGCGCGGAAGTACAGCGAGGCGGAGTCGAGCAGCAGCAGCCGTCCGTTGGTCATGCCCGGACGCTACCGGCGCCCGCCCACGCACCGCGCCAGGACCGGGCCCGCCCGTCAGCCGCCGAGGTACCGCAGGATCGCCAGCACGCGGCGGTTGTAGGCGGACCCGGCGACCAGGCCGAGCTTGTCGAAGATCGCGTTCGCGTGCTTCTCCACGGCCGACGTCGACAGGTGCAGCGTGCGGGCGACGCCCGCGTTCGTCCGGCCCTCGGCCATCGCCGCGAGCACGTCGCGCTCACGGCCGGTCAGGGCGGCCAGCGGGTCGGTTCGCGTCGTGTCCCGCAGCAGCTGGCGGACGACCTCGGGGTCGACGACGAGCCCGCCGGCCCGCACACGCTCGACCGCGTCGAGGAACTCGTCGACGGCCATCACGCGGTCCTTGAGCAGGTACCCGACCGCACGCGCGTCGTCGCCCATCAGCCGCGTCGTGTACTCGCGCTCCACGTACTGCGACAGCACGACGATCCCGACGTCGGGCCACCGCCGCCGGATCTCGACCGCGGCGCGCACGCCCTCGTCGGTGTGGGTCGGGGGCATCCGCACGTCGATCACCACGACGTCGGGCCGCTCGGCGGCGAGGCGGGCGAGCAGCTGGTCGGCGTCCGGGTACGCGGCGACGACGTCGTGCCCCTCGTCCACGAGCAGCGCGCGCACGCCCTCGCGCAGGAGCGTCGAGTCCTCGGCCAGCATCAGGCGCACGGGACCACCGCCTCGACCCGGGTCGGGCCGCCCGGAGGGCTGTCGACGGTCAGGCGGCCGCCGGCCGACGCGACCCGCCCGACCAGCCCCGCGATGCCGTGCCCGCTGCGGGCGTCGGCGCCGCCGACCCCGTCGTCGGTCACGACGACCGTCACCCGCTCGTCGGGTCCGTCGCCCGTCACGTCGACCGCGATCTGCGCTCGGGTCGCGCCCGCGTGCCGGGTGACGTTCGTCAGCGCCTCCGCGACGACGTAGTAGACCGTGGTCTCGACGTGCCCGGGGAGCCGGCGGGGACGGTCCCACCGCACGGTCGTCGGCGGGTCGGTGCGCTCCGCGAGCTCGTGCAGGACGGGTGCGAGCCCGCGCGTGTCGAGCGACGAGGGCCGCACCCGCCACGCGACGTCGCGCAGGTCCGCCAGCAGGTGCTCGGCCTCCGCGGCGGCGCGGTCGAGCAGCTCGTGGGTCCGCGTGCCGGGCTCCGCGGCGCGGCGCGCACGACCGACGAGCAGCCCGACGGCCACCGCGCGCTGCTGCACGCCGTCGTGCAGGTCGCGCTCGATCCGCGCGCGCTCGGCGTCGAGCGCGGCGAGCAGCTCGGCGCGGCTCAGCGTGAGCTCGGCGACCTGACGCGTGAGGCGTTCGGTGCGGTCGCCGGCGAGCCAGCGGTCCGCCGCGGCGCGGTCCAGCACGCCGACGCCCGCGAGCCCCATGAGGTCGAGGTACAGGAGGACCGCACCGAGCGGGACGAAGACGAGCATCGTCGACGTGGTCACCTGCCCCGCCGCGAGCGGGTCCGACACCGTGACGCGGACGTCGAACAGCCACGACAGCAGGCCGACGACCGCCGCGTACACGCCGAACGCCAGCAGCCCGAGCACCGCGGTCCCCACGACGCCGACGCCGACACGGGCCGCGAGGAAGGCGGTCGCCCGCCCGAGCGGGACCGGGACCGCGTCGTCCGTCCACCCGTGCCACCGCACGAGGCGGCGCCGGTGCGCATCGACCAGCCGGGTCACCGCCCCGGCGACGGTGCGCGAGCGTCCCGCGACCACGGCGGCGGCGGAGACGAGCAGGTCCAGCGGCCAGACGACCGTGCCGACCGCGGCCCCGACGAGCAGCTGCGACGGGCCCGGACGTCCGCGCGTCGAGGGCATCGCGGACGTCGTCACCCGCGTCAGCATAGGAGCCGGGCCGGCGGCTGCGGGATGCGGGAAACCGCACCGTCGCGTGCGGTCGACCGCGGCCGTCGGGCGGGGAACCGCCGGGTCACGGCGGGTGCGTGGTTCCTAGCGTCGTGGCCATGTTCGACGACATCCTCGCGCCCGTCACGGACGGCGCCGTCAGCCTCATGGAGTCCCTCGGCGCGCCCGGTGCGGGCCTCGCCATCGCCGCCGAGAACCTCTTCCCGCCGTTGCCCAGCGAGCTGATCCTCCCGCTCGCGGGCTTCACCGCCTCGCAGGGCGACCTCGTCCTGTGGCACGTCCTGGTCTGGACGACGACCGGCTCGCTGGTCGGCGCGCTCGTGCTGTACGCGCTCGGGGCGTGGCTCGGGCGCGCGCGGCTGCTGCGCGTCGCGGACCGGCTCCCGCTCGTGGACGTCACCGACGTGCACGCCGCCGAGTCGTGGTTCGCCCGGCACGGTCACCGGGCGGTCCTGCTGGGGCGGCTCGTGCCGATCGTGCGCAGCCTCGTGTCCGTGCCCGCGGGCGTCGAGCGCATGCCCCTGGCCAGGTTCGTCGTGCTGACGACGGTCGGCAGCGCGGTGTGGAACACGGCGCTGGTCCTCGCCGGGTACCTGCTCGGCGAGCAGTGGCACCGCGTCGAGGACGGCGTCGGCGTGCTCCAGAGGCTCGTCGTGCTGGCCGTGGTCGCCGGCCTCCTCGTCTGGCTCGTCCGCCGGCTCGCGGCGCGGTCGCGCGGCGACCGACCGCGGGAGGGCGCGGGGTGGTAGAGGTCGGAGCCGGGACGTGCGAGGGGGGACGGCGATGACGTGGCACCTGGGCGACGGGGTGGTCGAGCTTCCCGACGGGCGCCGCGTGCGCGGGCGCGGCCTGCGCTCGGCACCGCCCGCCGGGGCCGAGCCCGAGCTCGGCGTCTACCTGACGGCCGCTCCCCCGCCGGAGCAGGCGTGGGAGTCGCGCTGGGTCGCGTGGCCCGACTTCTGGCTGCCGCGCTCGACGGCCGACGCGGTCGCGGTGCTCCGCGAGGCCCACGAGCGCGCCGCCGCCGCACGGGTCGAGATCGCGTGCGACGGGGGCACCGGCCGGACCGGGACGGCGCTCGCGCTGCTCGCGGTGCTCGGCGGCGTGGCCCCGGAGGACGCGGTCGCGTTCGTTCGCAGCCGCTACCGGCGGCGTGCCGTCGAGACGCCCTGGCAGGCGCGGTGGGTCCGTCGCACCGGGCACCTGCTGCGCGGGTGAGCGGTCCCGCGCGCGGGGACGTCAGGTCGTGGTGGCGGCCGGGGCGCGCGGCGGGAGGCCGAGCTGCTTGCGGAACAGGCGGCGCTGGACGACCCAGCCCGCGGCGGCGAGCGCGACCCACGCGACCACCATGACCACCTGCTCGGCGCCCTCGTCGGGGTGGCGCAGCAGCCCGAAGACGGACGGCCACATCAGCGCGAGACCGCTCAGCGTGAGGCTCGCGCCCGCGAGCACGGTGAGCCACAGCAGCGCGCGGCGGTGGTACTTCTCGGCGAGCGTCGCGGACGCGATCGCTACGGACAGGACGAGGACGCCGCCGAGGACGACGCTGGTCCCGGACGACCCGAGCGCCGACCACAGCTTCGCGCCGATGACGGCACCCGCGGCGAGGCCGACGACGAACGTCGCGAAGCGGAAGACGAGCGACACCACGAGC
The sequence above is a segment of the Cellulomonas fimi genome. Coding sequences within it:
- a CDS encoding DUF3806 domain-containing protein — protein: MVPTPHGPAGAEHVDAAPPDALAPLNAAELVWTAQQRALVEELCDGSLDAKAVGDLFDRVQATWRASEDRPDPEPLVNAFGVALGDLLVQRVPGLAWASHTDASGTRLALTHPTGGLLLLPITTVADEWGSAPERWFVATVHRSAGTALATLAAGQPEAEAAGTDAPSA
- a CDS encoding ribonuclease H family protein, which codes for MITVSTDGSCLRNPGGAIGWAWANHDGTHASGGAASGTNQIAELTAVLEAIHAHPGDEPLRIEADSQYAIKCSSEWVHGWKRKGWRTASGGPVQNLALIQAIDRAIAERPGPVAFAWVRGHRGDRFNERADELAGVAAREARDGKPSSAQSSLPANAVGGPGRPEPSVPAAAVPTPGPAASAGPAGAAPDRAVPARPGRSAPAVVVDTLF
- a CDS encoding DoxX family protein; translated protein: MTSTTTGTRRAAVRPTTTVPDNTLAGTDRPTMTRPRATGRVARTRALADDAVAALARVLTKHSVTALRISLGLVFLGFGVLKFFPGVSPAAELAQRTIGELTLGLVGPTAALLLTAVLETVIGLTLVTGRFLRAGLVLLAGALVGIMSPLVLFFDELFPAGGPTIVAQYVLKDVVLAAAGAVIAAVALGARLRLPGE
- a CDS encoding 5'-3' exonuclease, with product MTNGRLLLLDSASLYFRAFFGVPDSVKAPDGTPVNAVRGLLDMIARLVQDRRPTRLVACWDDDWRPAFRVEAIPSYKAHRVAQAVPGGSDVEEVPDLLTPQVPVIVEVLEAFGIARVGAPGFEADDVIGTLVAREKARPADERAAVDVVTGDRDLFQLVDDEAHVRVLYTVRGIKDLEVVDAARLAERYAVASGQAYADMAVLRGDPSDGLPGVPGIGEKTAATLVHRYGSLDGILAARDAGDPGLTATQRRRLTEAADYLAVAPRVVQVAPDAPVGDVPDALPRVAADPERLVALAERWGLASSVKRVVDALASAD
- a CDS encoding response regulator transcription factor; translation: MRLMLAEDSTLLREGVRALLVDEGHDVVAAYPDADQLLARLAAERPDVVVIDVRMPPTHTDEGVRAAVEIRRRWPDVGIVVLSQYVEREYTTRLMGDDARAVGYLLKDRVMAVDEFLDAVERVRAGGLVVDPEVVRQLLRDTTRTDPLAALTGRERDVLAAMAEGRTNAGVARTLHLSTSAVEKHANAIFDKLGLVAGSAYNRRVLAILRYLGG
- a CDS encoding sensor histidine kinase, which encodes MTTSAMPSTRGRPGPSQLLVGAAVGTVVWPLDLLVSAAAVVAGRSRTVAGAVTRLVDAHRRRLVRWHGWTDDAVPVPLGRATAFLAARVGVGVVGTAVLGLLAFGVYAAVVGLLSWLFDVRVTVSDPLAAGQVTTSTMLVFVPLGAVLLYLDLMGLAGVGVLDRAAADRWLAGDRTERLTRQVAELTLSRAELLAALDAERARIERDLHDGVQQRAVAVGLLVGRARRAAEPGTRTHELLDRAAAEAEHLLADLRDVAWRVRPSSLDTRGLAPVLHELAERTDPPTTVRWDRPRRLPGHVETTVYYVVAEALTNVTRHAGATRAQIAVDVTGDGPDERVTVVVTDDGVGGADARSGHGIAGLVGRVASAGGRLTVDSPPGGPTRVEAVVPCA
- a CDS encoding DedA family protein, giving the protein MFDDILAPVTDGAVSLMESLGAPGAGLAIAAENLFPPLPSELILPLAGFTASQGDLVLWHVLVWTTTGSLVGALVLYALGAWLGRARLLRVADRLPLVDVTDVHAAESWFARHGHRAVLLGRLVPIVRSLVSVPAGVERMPLARFVVLTTVGSAVWNTALVLAGYLLGEQWHRVEDGVGVLQRLVVLAVVAGLLVWLVRRLAARSRGDRPREGAGW
- a CDS encoding protein-tyrosine phosphatase family protein, producing the protein MTWHLGDGVVELPDGRRVRGRGLRSAPPAGAEPELGVYLTAAPPPEQAWESRWVAWPDFWLPRSTADAVAVLREAHERAAAARVEIACDGGTGRTGTALALLAVLGGVAPEDAVAFVRSRYRRRAVETPWQARWVRRTGHLLRG
- a CDS encoding DUF4203 domain-containing protein, whose translation is MGTGLVVLAVGVLLCFFGIRSVNLALLASGFGLGYFVADATGASTGTALLVAAGVAVVLWLVVSLVFRFATFVVGLAAGAVIGAKLWSALGSSGTSVVLGGVLVLSVAIASATLAEKYHRRALLWLTVLAGASLTLSGLALMWPSVFGLLRHPDEGAEQVVMVVAWVALAAAGWVVQRRLFRKQLGLPPRAPAATTT